A window from Telopea speciosissima isolate NSW1024214 ecotype Mountain lineage chromosome 8, Tspe_v1, whole genome shotgun sequence encodes these proteins:
- the LOC122638348 gene encoding polyadenylate-binding protein-interacting protein 6-like isoform X2 → MQYLTYLSPNEGRKTGNGTAWSGSPSENQQVTEQTQIRGEASLAFNIHGIEELLNSEDGTQKGQSVYGSHDSWSQNPSGMTDIQRIHEESEMHLAYLGVIFPDISDQSLADVYSVNEGDLEASVDMLHQLEVYPDLPDSLDIGDVSEFECPAEGTSMRPNQTASGEASGSSSCSLKAS, encoded by the exons ATGCAGTATCTTACGTACCTCTCTCCAAACGAGGGGAGGAAAAC GGGTAATGGAACTGCCTGGTCTGGATCTCCATCTGAGAACCAACAAGTTACTGAACAGACCCAGATCCGAGGAGAAGCTTCTCTTGCCTTCAACATCCATGGCATTGAAGAACTACTCAATTCTGAGGATGGAACACAGAAGGGCCAATCAGTTTATGGTTCTCATGATTCATGGTCACAGAATCCAAGTGGTATGACAGATATACAGAGAATTCATGAAGAGTCTGAGATGCATCTGGCATATCTCGGCGTCATTTTTCCTGATATATCAGATCAGTCACTTGCTGATGTGTACTCCGTAAACGAGGGTGACCTAGAAGCATCAGTTGATATGTTGCATCAACTTGAG GTCTACCCTGATCTTCCAGACTCCTTGGATATTGGTGATGTGTCAGAGTTTGAGTGTCCAGCTGAAGGCACATCCATGAGACCAAATCAAACCGCTTCTGGTGAAGCCAGTGGGTCTTCGTCATGTTCATTGAAGGCCTCTTGA
- the LOC122638348 gene encoding polyadenylate-binding protein-interacting protein 6-like isoform X1 has translation MKPGTSSLNPYAVSYVPLSKRGEENKAFEIIAERTERGNGTAWSGSPSENQQVTEQTQIRGEASLAFNIHGIEELLNSEDGTQKGQSVYGSHDSWSQNPSGMTDIQRIHEESEMHLAYLGVIFPDISDQSLADVYSVNEGDLEASVDMLHQLEVYPDLPDSLDIGDVSEFECPAEGTSMRPNQTASGEASGSSSCSLKAS, from the exons ATGAAGCCAGGAACGTCTTCTTTGAATCCGTATGCAGTATCTTACGTACCTCTCTCCAAACGAGGGGAGGAAAACAAAGCATTTGAGATAATTGCTGAACGTACGGAGAGGGGTAATGGAACTGCCTGGTCTGGATCTCCATCTGAGAACCAACAAGTTACTGAACAGACCCAGATCCGAGGAGAAGCTTCTCTTGCCTTCAACATCCATGGCATTGAAGAACTACTCAATTCTGAGGATGGAACACAGAAGGGCCAATCAGTTTATGGTTCTCATGATTCATGGTCACAGAATCCAAGTGGTATGACAGATATACAGAGAATTCATGAAGAGTCTGAGATGCATCTGGCATATCTCGGCGTCATTTTTCCTGATATATCAGATCAGTCACTTGCTGATGTGTACTCCGTAAACGAGGGTGACCTAGAAGCATCAGTTGATATGTTGCATCAACTTGAG GTCTACCCTGATCTTCCAGACTCCTTGGATATTGGTGATGTGTCAGAGTTTGAGTGTCCAGCTGAAGGCACATCCATGAGACCAAATCAAACCGCTTCTGGTGAAGCCAGTGGGTCTTCGTCATGTTCATTGAAGGCCTCTTGA